A portion of the uncultured Draconibacterium sp. genome contains these proteins:
- a CDS encoding alpha/beta hydrolase, giving the protein MTDNSDFPQAINAAGVAATFANEHYGDHERNTFDIWLADSNEPTPLVMYIHGGGFVGGDKSRYYGSEDWVRLLDAGISIACINYRYMTEPPYGILGSMNDSKRCLQYIRANAEKYNLDKNRIACSGGSAGAGTSLWLAFSDDMSDAGSDDPVLRESTTILCAAAFSTQSTYDILRWPKLIGIPPYKNPEELLSIARVFGFQSAEGVDLFAQNEIRTDLDFLEKMTKNAPPFYVFNHYAGGIPTNEDELHHHPLHAKALKDRAEEVGAEAIIYAPAIGISDLSGKDVVEFFIEKLL; this is encoded by the coding sequence ATGACTGATAATTCAGATTTTCCGCAAGCTATAAATGCAGCAGGAGTAGCTGCAACTTTTGCCAACGAACATTATGGCGATCATGAAAGAAATACATTTGATATTTGGCTGGCCGATTCAAACGAGCCGACTCCGCTGGTAATGTACATTCATGGTGGAGGTTTTGTTGGTGGCGACAAAAGTCGTTACTACGGATCGGAAGACTGGGTGCGTTTACTCGATGCCGGTATTTCAATAGCCTGCATTAATTACCGTTATATGACCGAGCCGCCCTACGGAATTTTGGGAAGCATGAACGACTCAAAACGCTGCCTGCAATATATTCGGGCAAATGCTGAAAAGTATAATTTAGATAAAAACCGCATTGCCTGCAGTGGTGGCTCTGCCGGAGCCGGAACTTCTTTGTGGCTGGCTTTTTCGGATGATATGTCCGATGCCGGGAGTGATGATCCGGTGTTACGCGAATCAACAACTATTTTGTGTGCCGCAGCCTTTTCTACTCAAAGTACTTACGATATTTTACGCTGGCCCAAATTAATAGGAATTCCGCCATATAAAAATCCTGAAGAGTTATTAAGTATTGCACGCGTATTTGGTTTTCAATCGGCAGAGGGAGTTGATTTGTTTGCGCAAAATGAGATTCGCACAGACCTTGATTTCCTGGAGAAAATGACAAAAAATGCGCCGCCGTTTTATGTATTCAATCATTATGCTGGCGGCATTCCAACTAACGAAGATGAATTGCACCATCATCCGCTACATGCCAAAGCATTAAAAGATCGTGCTGAAGAAGTTGGTGCCGAAGCAATTATTTATGCGCCGGCAATTGGAATTTCGGATCTTTCGGGTAAGGATGTGGTTGAATTTTTTATCGAGAAATTGCTGTAA
- a CDS encoding M23 family metallopeptidase, which produces MPDVDRTINVEVFKASLDSFPESAQKGYLEQFLVPGNDGYIISRFGPRSGRMHYGTDIKMYKGDTVVAAQSGVIARANWGYGFGRLVVIQHRNNIQTYYAHLTTFLKKKGDKVEKGEPIGLAGSTGRARGPHLHFEMRENGQPFDPELVFDFKEETIRDDAFDMQSLMALHKKLKPKGYSTNVAVPEYYKVRSGDSLWVISRKFKTSINDLCRLNNISENSVLQIGQPLRMY; this is translated from the coding sequence GTGCCAGATGTTGATAGAACAATAAATGTTGAGGTTTTCAAAGCGTCATTGGATAGTTTTCCTGAATCGGCACAAAAAGGCTACCTGGAGCAGTTTTTGGTACCGGGAAACGATGGATATATTATTAGTCGTTTTGGTCCGCGCTCGGGGCGCATGCACTACGGCACTGATATAAAAATGTATAAAGGCGATACCGTGGTGGCAGCACAAAGCGGAGTTATTGCCCGCGCAAACTGGGGGTATGGTTTTGGCCGGCTGGTGGTTATTCAGCACCGAAATAATATTCAAACTTATTACGCTCACCTTACAACATTTCTGAAGAAAAAAGGTGATAAAGTGGAAAAAGGCGAACCGATTGGTTTAGCCGGAAGTACAGGTCGTGCGCGTGGTCCGCATTTACATTTTGAGATGCGCGAAAATGGACAGCCTTTTGATCCTGAATTGGTTTTTGATTTTAAAGAAGAGACAATACGCGATGATGCTTTTGATATGCAGAGTTTAATGGCGCTGCACAAAAAGCTAAAGCCTAAAGGTTACTCTACAAATGTTGCAGTGCCTGAATATTACAAGGTACGCTCGGGCGATTCGCTGTGGGTTATCTCTAGAAAGTTTAAAACATCAATAAATGATTTGTGCCGACTGAATAATATCTCGGAAAACTCGGTATTGCAAATCGGGCAGCCGTTGCGCATGTATTAA
- the sucD gene encoding succinate--CoA ligase subunit alpha produces MSILINKDTKVIVQGITGRDGAFHTSKMKAYGTNVVGGTSPGKAGQEVEGVPVFNSVEDAVKATGANASVIFVPAAFAADAIMEASYAGIELVVCITEHVPVQDMIKVTPVLKQNGTKLVGANCPGLITPDECLIGILPAMIFKKGNVGLISRSGTLTYEVVNMLTESGLGQTTCVGIGGDAVSGLYFIDLLEMYENDPATEAVVLIGEIGGDAEEQAARFIKEKMTKPVVAFIAGQSAPPGKRMGHAGAIISSGSGTAEEKIKAFKAADVPVAKEPREIPGLVKEKLGL; encoded by the coding sequence ATGAGCATACTTATAAATAAAGATACAAAAGTAATAGTACAGGGAATTACCGGTCGCGACGGAGCTTTTCATACCTCAAAAATGAAAGCCTACGGAACCAATGTTGTTGGTGGAACTTCGCCCGGTAAAGCTGGTCAGGAAGTTGAAGGTGTTCCGGTTTTTAACAGTGTTGAAGATGCTGTTAAAGCTACTGGTGCCAATGCATCGGTAATATTTGTGCCGGCGGCTTTTGCTGCCGACGCCATTATGGAAGCCAGCTACGCGGGAATTGAATTGGTGGTTTGTATTACCGAACATGTTCCGGTTCAGGACATGATTAAAGTAACTCCGGTTTTAAAACAAAACGGTACAAAACTGGTTGGTGCCAACTGTCCGGGATTAATAACACCTGACGAGTGTTTGATCGGAATTTTACCGGCAATGATATTCAAAAAAGGAAATGTTGGTTTGATCTCGCGTTCGGGAACATTGACCTACGAAGTAGTAAATATGTTGACCGAAAGCGGACTGGGCCAAACCACTTGCGTTGGTATTGGTGGAGACGCAGTTTCAGGTCTGTATTTTATTGATTTGCTGGAGATGTATGAAAACGATCCGGCAACCGAAGCCGTTGTTTTAATTGGCGAAATTGGTGGTGATGCCGAAGAGCAGGCAGCCCGTTTTATTAAAGAGAAAATGACCAAGCCGGTGGTTGCATTTATTGCCGGTCAATCAGCGCCTCCGGGAAAACGTATGGGACACGCCGGTGCTATTATTTCAAGTGGATCGGGTACAGCTGAAGAAAAAATCAAAGCTTTTAAAGCTGCTGATGTTCCGGTGGCAAAAGAGCCACGCGAGATACCTGGATTGGTAAAAGAAAAATTAGGATTGTAA
- a CDS encoding L,D-transpeptidase family protein: MILKVSKISIVVVFALLMAACKATPDKPEKMGHKILESIQWPDRYDVLQTLVVFNTEADDHQAILLAYEKSGQGWRPVFSVIPAGIGENGFAPINAKVEGDGKSPTGIFALGQLYTYPDSADTKMPYQKTTAEDKWIDDPESENYNQFVSGKTQARSYENLLLKSDAYKYCMVIEYNTNPVVKGKGSAIFFHLNKTGNEPTAGCVAITEENMLRVLKWLNPKSNPHIIMGNMDDLLSGLSF; this comes from the coding sequence ATGATTCTGAAGGTTAGTAAAATTAGCATTGTAGTTGTGTTTGCCTTATTGATGGCAGCGTGTAAAGCAACACCCGATAAACCTGAGAAAATGGGCCACAAAATACTTGAAAGCATTCAATGGCCTGATCGGTATGATGTACTTCAGACATTGGTGGTTTTTAATACTGAAGCCGATGATCATCAAGCAATTTTATTAGCCTACGAAAAGTCCGGGCAAGGTTGGCGGCCGGTTTTTTCTGTTATTCCGGCCGGAATTGGGGAAAATGGCTTTGCTCCAATTAACGCAAAGGTTGAAGGCGACGGTAAATCGCCAACAGGTATTTTTGCACTTGGGCAATTGTATACCTACCCGGATAGCGCCGATACAAAAATGCCGTATCAGAAAACCACTGCCGAAGATAAATGGATTGACGATCCCGAGTCGGAGAATTACAATCAATTTGTAAGTGGCAAAACCCAAGCAAGATCATACGAAAACCTGCTGTTAAAAAGCGATGCCTACAAATATTGTATGGTAATTGAATACAATACAAATCCGGTGGTGAAAGGTAAAGGAAGTGCTATCTTCTTTCACTTAAATAAAACCGGAAACGAGCCAACAGCAGGATGTGTTGCCATAACCGAAGAAAATATGCTACGGGTGCTAAAATGGCTAAACCCCAAAAGCAATCCACACATTATTATGGGAAATATGGATGACTTGCTTTCGGGACTTTCGTTCTAA
- a CDS encoding SIS domain-containing protein, which yields MKEAIRQVIEHEAKAIQAIPVEDGMLEAIELIHRQVHKNHGKLVTSGMGKAGQIAANIATTFSSTGTPAVFLHPSESQHGDLGVLQQNDVLLVISNSGKTREIIELIELAENLYAGLPLIVISSNPEGVLAKNADAFIYTGNPQEVCPLGLSPTTSTTVMTVIGDALVVSMMNKIGFTNDDYAKRHHGGYLGSKSRLQAESDRRIDVD from the coding sequence ATGAAAGAAGCGATCAGACAAGTTATTGAACACGAAGCAAAGGCTATTCAGGCAATTCCTGTTGAAGACGGAATGCTCGAAGCCATAGAACTGATACACCGGCAAGTACACAAAAACCATGGTAAACTGGTTACCAGCGGAATGGGAAAAGCAGGACAAATTGCAGCCAATATTGCCACCACTTTTAGCTCGACAGGAACACCGGCTGTTTTTCTTCACCCCAGCGAATCGCAACACGGCGATTTGGGAGTGCTGCAACAAAACGATGTTTTGCTGGTGATTTCAAACTCAGGAAAAACCCGAGAAATAATTGAGCTAATCGAATTGGCAGAAAATTTATATGCAGGGCTTCCACTGATCGTTATTTCCAGTAACCCGGAAGGCGTGCTGGCAAAAAATGCCGACGCTTTTATTTACACCGGAAATCCACAGGAAGTTTGCCCGCTGGGCCTTTCACCAACAACATCTACCACGGTTATGACCGTAATTGGCGACGCACTTGTGGTATCGATGATGAATAAAATTGGTTTTACCAACGACGATTATGCCAAACGTCACCATGGTGGTTATTTGGGAAGCAAATCGCGTTTACAGGCAGAGAGTGATAGAAGAATTGATGTAGATTGA
- a CDS encoding MBL fold metallo-hydrolase: MLEICAIASGSNGNCYYIGNENSAILIDAGISTKQILNRMKERGLDSNKLRALFITHEHSDHMRGARVMGKRLQIPVYITAKTYDGSYKNLRPDYPRFFTSNETIAVDDFIVHPVPKLHDAADPCSFRISYNNLNIGVFTDIGEACDNVKTHVGKCNALFLESNYDEGMLWAGRYPQFLKERVASNVGHLSNDQTFELLKKHTNGDLRCVFLSHISKDNNTHEKALKTMHPLSDRFEINIASRFEASAVYQLSSDSGHKKQIPNNPQNLKLQFPEF, from the coding sequence ATGCTCGAAATTTGTGCCATAGCATCAGGTAGTAACGGAAACTGCTATTACATTGGCAATGAAAATTCGGCGATTTTGATCGACGCCGGAATTTCTACCAAGCAGATTCTGAACCGGATGAAAGAACGTGGTTTGGATTCGAACAAATTACGGGCTCTTTTTATTACCCACGAACACAGCGACCATATGCGCGGTGCACGGGTTATGGGTAAACGACTTCAGATTCCGGTTTACATAACTGCCAAAACCTACGATGGTTCGTATAAAAATCTTCGGCCCGATTACCCACGTTTTTTTACCTCCAACGAAACAATTGCAGTCGACGATTTTATCGTTCACCCGGTGCCCAAATTGCATGATGCTGCCGATCCCTGTTCATTCAGAATTAGCTACAACAACCTGAACATTGGCGTTTTTACCGACATTGGCGAAGCTTGCGACAATGTAAAAACGCATGTTGGAAAATGTAATGCGTTATTTCTGGAATCAAACTACGATGAAGGAATGCTTTGGGCCGGACGCTATCCACAATTTCTGAAAGAAAGAGTGGCCTCTAATGTTGGACATCTATCAAACGACCAGACATTTGAACTGCTGAAAAAACATACTAATGGAGACTTGAGATGTGTCTTTCTAAGCCATATTTCAAAAGACAATAACACCCACGAAAAGGCTTTAAAAACAATGCACCCACTATCTGATCGGTTTGAGATAAACATTGCATCGCGCTTTGAGGCATCTGCTGTTTATCAGCTTTCGTCCGATTCCGGTCATAAAAAACAAATCCCGAACAATCCCCAAAATTTAAAACTTCAGTTTCCTGAATTTTAA
- a CDS encoding transaldolase family protein — protein MIYLADTADIQALKDLYNFFPLTGVTTNPTILKQSGLKLSEAIQSITEIVGKGSIHVQVMSDKAEDMVAEAKTYKNYFNLGDNYYAKIPVSIEGYKAMRMLKDAGINVTATAIFTQQQALVASRAGADFVAPYVSRLDNISSHGIEVVGDIVKNTKEFNLDTKVLAASFKTVDQIHRVSMAGAQSATISPELLFQLIKHPMTDISIAQFEKDGEGLYNIF, from the coding sequence ATGATTTATCTGGCAGACACCGCAGACATTCAGGCATTAAAAGATTTGTACAATTTTTTTCCGTTAACCGGCGTAACAACAAATCCTACCATTTTAAAACAGTCGGGCTTAAAACTTTCAGAAGCCATTCAAAGTATTACTGAGATTGTTGGCAAAGGAAGCATTCATGTTCAGGTGATGAGCGACAAAGCCGAAGATATGGTAGCCGAGGCAAAAACCTACAAAAATTATTTTAACCTGGGCGACAATTATTATGCAAAAATTCCGGTATCAATAGAAGGTTACAAGGCCATGCGAATGTTAAAAGATGCGGGAATAAATGTAACGGCAACAGCTATTTTTACACAACAACAGGCATTGGTGGCATCGCGTGCCGGAGCCGACTTTGTTGCTCCTTATGTTAGCCGTCTGGATAACATTTCGTCGCACGGAATTGAAGTAGTCGGCGACATTGTAAAAAACACCAAAGAATTTAATCTTGACACCAAAGTACTGGCAGCCAGCTTTAAAACGGTCGACCAGATTCACCGTGTAAGTATGGCCGGAGCACAGTCGGCAACAATTAGTCCGGAATTGCTTTTCCAACTGATAAAGCACCCAATGACCGACATCAGTATCGCACAGTTTGAGAAAGACGGCGAAGGATTATACAATATTTTTTAG
- a CDS encoding aspartate kinase gives MKVLKFGGTSVGSPENMRAVMDLVTDGEQKIVVLSAMSGTTNSLVEISNYLKKKNKDTARIFIGKLEDNYKKVVAELFTSEENKQKGLLVIKHAFETIKSFTSGTFGVVGENTILAQGEIISTNLVTLLMNENGHDTKLLPALDFMKIDEDKAADLNFIRNHIKPVMKEVGDAKYYITQGFICKDADGEINNLQRGGSDYTASLIGAAIDADEIQIWTDIDGFHNNDPRFVENTKKIDQLSYNEAAELAFFGAKILHPQTVLPARIQNIPVRLKNTMNPTDGGTLITSDSDGQGIKAVAAKDDITAVKIRSGRMLNAYGFLSKIFKIFADYRTPIDMISTSEVAVSLTIDNIQYLAEIKEELDKFGTVVIDQDLTIVCIVGDIIQEEKGFASKVFKALDGIPIRMISYGGSRHNISVLVPTQRKKETLQALSDNLLNS, from the coding sequence ATGAAAGTTTTAAAATTCGGAGGAACATCGGTTGGCTCGCCTGAAAATATGAGGGCAGTTATGGATTTGGTAACCGATGGAGAGCAAAAGATTGTTGTTTTGTCGGCGATGTCGGGGACAACAAATTCGTTAGTGGAAATTTCAAATTATTTGAAAAAGAAAAATAAGGATACAGCACGTATTTTTATCGGCAAACTTGAGGATAATTATAAAAAGGTAGTTGCTGAGCTTTTTACCTCCGAAGAAAATAAGCAGAAGGGCTTACTGGTTATAAAACATGCTTTTGAGACTATTAAATCGTTTACATCGGGCACTTTCGGTGTTGTTGGCGAAAATACAATTTTGGCTCAGGGCGAAATAATTTCAACCAACCTGGTAACCTTGCTGATGAATGAAAACGGGCATGATACGAAGTTGTTGCCTGCTCTTGATTTTATGAAAATTGACGAAGATAAAGCTGCCGATCTGAACTTTATTCGTAATCATATTAAGCCGGTAATGAAAGAGGTTGGCGATGCTAAATATTATATTACTCAGGGATTTATTTGTAAAGATGCCGATGGTGAAATAAACAACCTGCAGCGTGGAGGAAGCGACTATACAGCATCGTTGATTGGTGCTGCCATCGATGCCGATGAAATTCAGATTTGGACGGATATTGACGGGTTCCATAATAACGATCCGCGATTTGTGGAGAATACCAAAAAAATCGATCAGCTGTCGTATAACGAAGCTGCCGAGCTTGCCTTTTTTGGGGCAAAAATTCTGCATCCGCAAACAGTATTGCCGGCACGAATCCAAAACATTCCGGTTCGGTTAAAAAACACCATGAATCCAACTGATGGCGGTACGTTGATTACATCTGATTCGGATGGTCAGGGAATTAAAGCTGTTGCCGCAAAAGACGATATTACAGCAGTAAAAATTCGTTCGGGCAGGATGTTGAATGCCTATGGTTTTTTATCGAAGATTTTTAAAATTTTTGCAGACTACCGTACGCCAATCGATATGATCTCAACTTCAGAGGTGGCAGTTTCGCTAACCATTGATAACATACAGTATCTGGCTGAAATTAAGGAAGAACTCGATAAATTCGGAACCGTAGTTATCGATCAGGATTTAACAATTGTTTGTATTGTTGGCGATATTATTCAGGAAGAAAAAGGTTTTGCTTCTAAGGTTTTTAAAGCCTTGGATGGTATTCCAATTCGTATGATTTCATACGGTGGAAGCCGCCATAATATTTCGGTATTAGTGCCAACGCAACGTAAAAAAGAAACATTACAAGCTTTAAGCGATAATTTGTTGAATAGCTAA
- the sucC gene encoding ADP-forming succinate--CoA ligase subunit beta, which translates to MKIHEYQARNLFRKYGIPVPEGVVCHSVDEVKQNVSDKDKLRVVKAQVHVGGRGKAGGVKLAKTKAEAVEKAEEILGMDIKGICVEKVLVADAVDIEKEFYVGLINDRNTKSVTLMASAEGGVEIEEVAKVSPEKIIKMAIDPSMGLMPWQSRKIAMQLFEDPKEIRQCANILVKLYQLYVDTDSSLAEINPLVLTPDKQVLAIDGKMNFDDNALYRQKEILSMREADKDELKEIEANAKGLSYIKLDGNIGCMVNGAGLAMATMDMIKLYGGEPANFLDIGGSSNPQKVVDAMNILLGDQNVKSVMINIFGGITRCDDVARGLVIALDQIKTDVPIVIRLSGTNAKEGLEIIKQTGLPVVETMREAAQTAIELSKK; encoded by the coding sequence ATGAAAATTCACGAATATCAAGCCCGAAATTTATTCAGGAAGTACGGGATTCCTGTGCCGGAAGGTGTTGTTTGCCATTCGGTTGATGAAGTAAAACAAAATGTGTCGGACAAAGACAAACTGCGTGTGGTTAAGGCGCAGGTGCATGTTGGCGGACGTGGAAAAGCCGGTGGTGTGAAATTGGCAAAAACAAAGGCCGAGGCCGTTGAAAAAGCTGAAGAAATACTGGGTATGGACATTAAAGGCATTTGCGTTGAAAAAGTGCTGGTTGCCGACGCAGTCGACATTGAAAAGGAATTTTACGTTGGCCTTATCAACGATCGGAATACCAAGTCGGTTACACTGATGGCCAGTGCCGAAGGTGGTGTTGAAATTGAAGAGGTAGCTAAAGTTTCGCCGGAGAAAATTATTAAAATGGCTATCGATCCATCGATGGGATTAATGCCGTGGCAGTCGCGAAAAATTGCCATGCAGTTGTTCGAAGATCCAAAAGAAATCAGACAGTGCGCCAATATTCTGGTAAAACTCTACCAGCTTTATGTTGATACCGATTCATCGTTGGCTGAGATTAATCCGTTGGTTTTAACTCCGGACAAACAGGTTTTGGCTATCGACGGAAAAATGAATTTCGACGACAATGCTTTGTATCGTCAGAAAGAAATTTTGAGCATGCGCGAAGCCGATAAAGATGAGTTGAAAGAGATTGAAGCAAATGCAAAAGGTCTTTCGTACATTAAACTCGACGGAAATATTGGGTGTATGGTAAACGGCGCCGGTTTGGCAATGGCAACCATGGACATGATTAAATTGTATGGCGGCGAACCTGCCAACTTCCTTGATATTGGTGGTTCATCAAACCCACAGAAAGTAGTTGATGCCATGAATATTTTACTGGGTGACCAGAATGTGAAATCAGTAATGATCAACATTTTTGGTGGTATTACCCGTTGCGACGATGTAGCTCGCGGTTTGGTAATAGCACTCGATCAGATAAAAACTGATGTGCCTATCGTAATTCGTTTGTCGGGAACCAACGCCAAAGAGGGCCTGGAGATTATTAAGCAAACAGGATTGCCGGTTGTTGAAACCATGCGCGAAGCAGCTCAAACAGCAATAGAGTTAAGTAAAAAGTAA
- the arsC gene encoding arsenate reductase (glutaredoxin) (This arsenate reductase requires both glutathione and glutaredoxin to convert arsenate to arsenite, after which the efflux transporter formed by ArsA and ArsB can extrude the arsenite from the cell, providing resistance.), with protein MKIYHNPRCSKSRKGLQYLEDKGCKFEMVKYLEQGLNEEELTALIAKTGKKPFDFVRQHEKDYKEQYKGKVLSDEEWIKVLVENPKLLHRPIVVNGDKAVLGNPPENIDEIL; from the coding sequence ATGAAAATATACCATAATCCGCGCTGCTCGAAAAGCCGCAAAGGACTGCAATACCTGGAAGACAAAGGATGTAAGTTTGAAATGGTAAAATACCTTGAACAGGGGCTGAACGAAGAAGAGCTGACAGCGCTTATTGCCAAAACCGGTAAAAAGCCTTTTGATTTTGTACGCCAGCACGAAAAAGACTACAAAGAGCAATACAAAGGAAAAGTATTGAGCGATGAAGAATGGATAAAAGTGTTGGTTGAAAATCCAAAACTTCTGCACCGCCCAATTGTAGTAAACGGCGACAAAGCTGTTCTGGGAAATCCACCTGAAAATATTGATGAAATTCTATAA
- a CDS encoding isochorismatase family protein gives MRITKENTVGLIIDIQERLIAAMNDKETLLKNCETLTQGLKELEVPVLVSQQYTKGLGETVPKIQAAFDEFSYFEKKDFSCFKVPEIAEKLKELGAKNIIICGIESHVCVLQTAVDLKAAGLNPIVVMDCVSSRTAANVELAKERFRFEGIMMSSYESILFELTGSAGDPSFRAISKLVK, from the coding sequence ATGAGAATTACAAAAGAAAATACTGTTGGATTAATTATCGATATTCAGGAGCGGCTGATTGCTGCCATGAACGATAAAGAAACACTACTAAAAAATTGCGAAACGCTGACTCAAGGCTTAAAAGAGCTGGAAGTTCCTGTGCTGGTATCGCAACAATACACCAAAGGCCTGGGCGAAACTGTACCTAAAATTCAGGCAGCGTTTGATGAATTCAGCTACTTTGAAAAAAAAGATTTCAGTTGTTTTAAAGTACCGGAAATAGCCGAAAAATTAAAAGAACTGGGTGCAAAAAACATTATTATCTGCGGTATCGAGTCGCATGTATGTGTACTGCAAACAGCTGTTGATTTAAAAGCTGCCGGGCTAAACCCGATTGTAGTTATGGATTGTGTTTCGTCGCGCACAGCCGCTAATGTTGAATTGGCGAAAGAGCGTTTCCGTTTCGAAGGAATTATGATGAGCTCATACGAATCAATCTTGTTCGAACTAACCGGTTCAGCCGGAGATCCTTCGTTCCGCGCCATTTCTAAATTGGTAAAATAA